The following nucleotide sequence is from Tachyglossus aculeatus isolate mTacAcu1 chromosome 11, mTacAcu1.pri, whole genome shotgun sequence.
GCCGGTGGTGGGTTTGAACTCTATCCCCTCCCGACGTGGCTCCCCAGAGTTCTCAAGTGAGGCAGACCCTTGGGGGCTGCAGATGGCATGAGCAGACCCCAGGGAGCTCTGGGCAGCGCTggtcctcccccacccctggggAGCCCAGTTGGACCGTGGAGCGATATAGAAAGGGCCCAAGGAGTTTTGGGCTTGCTGGCTTGGTCTCTATTGTCAGCAGAAGGAGCGtagcctggaaagagcccgggctgggagtcagagatcctggattctcatcctgcctctgccacatgcctaccagttcaccctgggcaagtcacttcacttccttgagcctcggtttcctcatctgtaaaatggggattcagtacccattctgcctccgacttagactgtgagcccttatggggcagggactgtgtttggcttgattagactgtgagcccactgttgggtagggactgtctctatatgttgccaacttgtacttgtaagtcccaagcgcttagtgcagtgctctgcacacagtaagtgctcaataaatatgattgatgatgattatctcacttttatccaagcacttaggacagtgcttggcacgtaataagtgcctaacaaagaccataattattattatatgcagcccAGAACCTCCCAAGGCATCTGATTGGCTGGGAAACTTTCTCCCTAGGCCCTTCTCACCCTAGCATTCATCCTCCAACATGCCCCTCTCCCCCATACCATTGTCAAGTGGTAGGGTTGGGAGCCCCAGGAACCTAAGAAGCCTCGAAGTTGCAGTaaggtttccttttttttaatggtatttgttaacaacaacgataatattaattattattattattattatggaatttgttaagcatttactatgtgccaggcattgttctaagtgctgggtagttacaagcaaatctggttggatacagtccctgacccacgtggggctcacagtctcaatccccattttacagatgaattttacagatgaatccttccccttcccatccctcccacctcctccccttccccatcccccccgccttacctccctcccctccccacagcacatgtatatatgtttgtacttgtttattactctatttattttatttgtacatgtttattctatttattttattttgttaatatgttttgttttgttgtctgtctccccgttctatactgtgagtccactgttgggtagggaccgtctctatatgttgccaacttgtacttcccaagcgcttagtacagtgctgtgcacacagtaagcgctcaataaatacgattgaatgaatgaatgaatgaggtaactgaggcccagagaaatcaagtgagttgcccagggccacacaatagacaagtgtcagagccgggattagaacccacgacctcctaactcctgggtccatgctctatccattaggcaactctgcttctcaaactttCCTTCTCATGCTCACTTGCCCACAGTCAGGTTTCTTTTAAGCCTGGAAAGAATTCCCTCCAGACTTCAGACCAGAGGGCCAAAGCCAGCCCGCAGAGCCATTTCTAAGTTTTGATTCTAAGAGTGCAGCTCCTTTTGTCATGACTGATCCCGGAGATCAGCCCGGAGACGGGCTGGGGTTGCCAGCGGGGGTTCCCGGTTGGGTTGACCCTAGGGTTCCCTCTGGGAATGTGGAAGGTGGAGAAGGATAAAGCGGGATGAACAGTCAGCAACCACAAGGCCGACCGAACCATTTGACTTGGGTTTGCTGGGGAAATACGTCTCAGCTGGAAAAAAAGGAATGCCAAGTCTCGGCCTTGTTGGGGCCCTTCCTCCAGGCCTAGACAGATTGCTCTGAAGTCCTCGGACTGGAAGCGACCTCTTTGGATCAActgatccctccctctgctgtagtGCTAGGatgcatctctaataataataatgatagcattcgttaaacagtgtgcaaatcactgttctaagctctggaaaggatacaaggtgatcaagttgtccctcgtggggctcacagtcttaatccccattttacagatgaggtaactgaggcccagagaagtgaagtgacttgcccaagacaagcggcagagccgggatatgaacccatgacctctgactccaaagcccgggccctttccactaagccacgctgcttctctttccatcaGATccgtgagaaggaagaggaagagctcaACGAGAAGAGTGAAAATGACTCTGGCATCAATGAGGAGCCCCTGCTGACGGCCGATCAGGTACACGGGTTGTAGCCCAAGGAGCCCCGCATGTGGTAGGTGTTTAattcatcgatcgatcaatcaacggcatttattaagcacttactgtgtgcagagcactgtactaagcgcttgaaagggtacagtataacagttggtagacatgttccctgtccactaagcgcttgaaagggtacagtaaaacagttggtagacatgttccctgtccacaatcaatcaatcatatttattgcgcgcttactgttggcagagcactgtgctaagcacagctcCCTACCTCATATCCCCACTACTACCTCCAAAGCACTCAGGTACTCACCCCCACCAAAGCCCTtccgtacattcattcagtcgtatttatagagggcttactatgtgcagagcactgggaagtacaagtcggcaacatatagagacggtccctacccaacaacgggctcacagtctagaagggggagacagacagtaacacaaaacacgtagaccaaattgtcagaacaaatagaattaaatccatatgcacaccattaacaaaataaatagaatagtaattatgtccaagtaaaatagagtacatgTTCTAAATgctctattccttcctcctccctgtaattTCTCACTCGATTGTAAGCTCCACAATCTGTTAatctgtgagtttacagtctgttaattccactgcgctctcccaagcgctcagcacactggGTCCTCAGTCATTATTTTTggtaaattgattgattatcagcaaTATTCAGGGGGTGGGGCAGATCCTCCCACCAGCagggcctctcctctcctcctttcgaTGGATCGCAGGCGTTTACATCCATGAGACAGACCCTGGGGGCAGAGAGATCTGGGCCAGGATTCCCCTCCCTCAGCAAGTGATCAGTCCAGTCTCAAGGAGGGGGTGGCCCTCCACtcccccggaggaggaggagcccctaAACGTAGCTCTCCCCTCGCTCCCCCAGGTCATTGAAGAGATCGAGGAGATGATGCAGAACTCCCCAGAccctgaagaggaagaggaggtccccgaggaggaggaggaggaggaggaggaggaggaggaggaagaggaggatggaggaggtacCCCCTTGCAGGCGGACTCTGCCCTATTTCAAGAGATGCAGGCACTGACTCAGACCTTCAACAACAACTTGTCCTCTGAAGGTGGGGTCCTCAGGGGGCGGGGTGGAGGACAGGGGGGTGCAGCTTGAGGTGAGGGGAGCCTCCTTAGGCACAGTGGGGAGTGTTGAGAATTGTCCGGGACCCGGAGCTGAGAACTTTGACCTCCGCCTGATTAATGAACAAGTCTGGAAtttcttaacaacaacaacaacaacaataataataataataataataataatagcatttgttgagcacttactatgtgccaggcactgtactaagcactggggtggataccagcaaatcgggttggacacggtccctgtcccacgaggggctcaccgtctcaatccccattttacaggtgaggtaaccgaggcccggagaagggaagtgatttgcccaaggtcacacggcaaacaggtggcagagccgggattagaacccatgaccttctgactcccagcctcctgctctatccactatgccatgctgcttctcttaagggccaagcactgtgctaagcgtggggtaaatacaagatgattaattgggacgcattccctgtcccccaacctaagagctgggaagagcgggtatcttacccccattttacagatgaggaaaccgagaggTCAAGAGGTGAAGCCAAttacccaaagtcatccagcaggccgGAGTCAGAGCGGGGGGCCCGAACCCAGGTCTCGTGACTCCTAGTCTCGCGCTCCTTCCACCAGCCTCCTCTACCTCTCCGCCTCCCTCTCCCGTGGTCTCGGAAGCTTGCCACTCACAGTTGGGCTGCCTAAACTGGAATATGCCTCAGCAGGGGGTTCCTGCCAGCCTGCCTGCCCACCCGCCGCACGCCCGTTTGTAAATGAACATCTAAAGTTTAAGATCAGGCTTCAGCTCTGGGCTTTCGTCTCATCTGGGCCAGCTCGGAAAGGGTATGGCTTCTGGGGAGCGAGACAGAAAGCCCCCGCTGAGCTGCTTGGTACCGGGAGCAAATGCAGGGTAACGTCAAGCGGGCCCCTGCCAGCATAGTCATTTTGCTTCCCGATCTCGGGAAAACCGTGCCATGGCTGTGGGCCTGCAGTCCTGGGATTGTCTGGAAGGGCTGGGGCCGGGCCCCTCTCCCCCTGGCCCCGACTGCCTTTCGTCACCCCATCCCACAGAGCAGATGGAACGGAACCAaaacagcccaggacaggccactTCTTGTCGAGGCGGCCGTTGGGGTGGCGGGCCCGGCTGGGGAAGGATGGATGCTTCCTCTGGTGGTACTTcctagaagaagaggaggaggaggaggaggagaaggaggaagaagaagaggaggaggaggaggcggctttTTAGGGAGACTTTGGAAGAAAATGGAGGGAGGACAAATTGCAGGCACCATCAAGGCCCGATGAAGTCAGATGGGAATGTTTTTCTTTATCTGGGCTCGAGGCTGGATGAAGTACAGGCCTCCTTGCCTCCACCAGCCCCCTCACCTGTCCTATACCCACCTAACCCCTGCCCCCACACCTGGCCATCACTGTATTTAGCATCTATGAAAGCCAGGCCGAAGCCCCCCAACCGTGGCTCCTCTGCCCCAGGGTCTCCTCGCAGAGGGAGCTGAGCATCTGGGCATCAGGCACTGCCTAGgctgggggcaaggagggggaatCCCCTGGCAGTGCCAACTGGCTGGGCTCGGGGCTCAGGGCCCGGGGCCTCTCACCTCCAAggagatgaataaatggagatGGGCTCCTGGCAgagccccaccccgcccccagttCTCGTTCCCTCAGAGGTTGCATCAGGTGGGCCTGTGGGCTGGAGAATGGGTCTGGAAGTTGGAAATTCCCAAGGGAAGGAAGTTTTTCTTTGCCTTGGTCCTTTGTGCcaaataattatggcatgtattaagccctgTCTCCCTGAGCTCAGCACAGGggaagatgcaagaaaatcagatcggacagagtccctgtccaatgaGAGGACTCACGATCtatgagaaggaaagagagcagggattttatcgccatttaacagatgaggaaacagaggctcagagaagggaagagacttgccaAAGGGCCCACACCACAGGCCTGtggaagaattgggattagagTCTGGGTCTTCTGCTTCCCATTCTCACTGCGCTTTTCCTACTAACCCATGATCAGTGGGACTAGTTCTGTCAGCACGTAACCCCTTGAGATTTGAGGGGAAAGCTATTGGAGCCGGGACAAATTATTGGCATCCACGGGGCTGGTTTAGcatgaggagagagaagaaaagcatTAGACTCGCCCATCCCTCGCCCCTCTCCCTGGAGGCCTCTCCCTGCTTGTGAAACCCTAGAGCCAatagcccccctccccctctgtcaATACTGatggcccaggcctgggcccaCTGGCCCCTCAGACCCATAGCTCTGGCCTGATTCCTGTTGAAATAGATGGAGAGCAGACAGAGACCCGAGTGGAGATGAGCAAGGCAGCGAGAGGGTCAGGCATGATGGGAAAAGCCCATTTCTGGggctccagcccagcctgggaggTAGCATCATTGGGGTCTCCTCCTGgatgccccccgccctccctcccgggACAGAACATGCCCACCAGAGGCCTCCTACCCTATCTTGGATCTAGTTATGGGGGGCGGAGGTTCCCCTCGGCCGAGTCCCCACGAGCGGCCGGGCACGCCCCTCGGCTGAGATCCCGCACCCCGGGAATCTGGAACCGGGCTGTCCCCTCCCAGGCCTGAGGCGCATGGCGGGCACGGAGCTGGCCGGGCTCCTGGCCCGCGTGGAGGGGGCCATCCGCGACTACTCGGAGGAGCTGGTGCAGCAGCTGGCCCGGCGCGACGAGCTGGAGTTCGAGAAGGAGGTGAAGAACTCGTTCATCACCGCGCTCATGGAGGTGCAGAACAAGCAGAAGGAGCAGAGGGAGTTGATGAAGAAGCGGCGGAAAGAGAAGGGGCTGAGCCTGCAGAGCGGCGGTCGGATAGAGAAGGGCGGACAGATGCCCCTCAAGGTAGGCGTTCGGCCCCCGCCCCAGCCGTCGCTCCACTTGGGGGCTTCCCAGGGCCGAGGCCAGTGGGTCCCCCACACGTCCAGTCGGCTGGGGCATCGTGCGGGGGGACGATCCAGGGATGAGGGAGCATCTGAAGGGAGGCCTCAGGTCTGCAAGCTCCACTCTGAGACCCTCTTCCAGATGGGAATGGGGGATGGTTCCTGTAGACCAttagccggggggtggggagctggGTGAGGCAGGTTACCGTTGGCTTCCCGGCTTGGGGTTTGACCAAGTGGCTACCAAGCCCTGGGCACACTGATGGAGCAGGGGCTTCTGCGCTTGTTTCCTGCCCTCGTCCAGCCAGCATCCTATATGCCTCTATTTGGCCTTTTTCTGTCCCCGCTCCCCATCTTGACAGCTGAAGTGAGGTGAACTTGGGGTCTGGGGAGTTCCTGGGGGACTCATGTCCACCCTGAGGATCTCAAGCAGAGCTGGTTGGTATCTGAGGCCCCTCCTCCGTGTTCCCTTGCTGGGGCCTTGGGGCCAACCCCAAAGTCTAGGCAAGCTGGCGGCCAGGCAGAGAGGCAGCTCAGAGCTGCCGGGACCCCCCGGGCAGAAGCTGTCAATCACCAGGCTCTCGACCAGTCCGGAGACCAGTTTGGGGACCCGATTCTGTGGAAAAATTAGTACATCTGCCTGACCACAGGGATAGGAGGGTGAGGTCgagcctcttctctccccagcgcttcagcATGGAGGGCATCTCCAGTATTCTGCAGACGGGCATCCGGCAGACCTTTGGCAATTCTGGAACCGACAAACAGGTATGGGGGGGcctgccccttgccccctccatccccttccctccaactTCCCTCTTCATTAAGGCCTCAAGATTGATTATTCAGTGGGGACCacctctcccccatcaccccctccacaCCCAGCTCAGCGCTAGGCCCCACACTAAAAACAGAGGTTGgtccagcccctacccaacacagttACAATCTAAACCCACCGCCCAAACAATCCCAGGCCTCAGGTCTGAGGAATGAGGCTCTGGGCAAGGACAGATTTTTCACGTAAATGGAAACGTGTCTGACACTTCAGAAGTGTCCTCCTTCAGGCTGCCACGGCAGCTCGCTGCCATTAATCATGGCATTGCTGAGACCCAGGTAAGAGAGGCGAGAGATGTGCTGGGATATGTGAGATAACTTTGCTGGCCGAGAGAGTCTCTTGCGAAGCTTATCTGCAGAGACGCCACCAACACGGGGAAAGGCAGAAGCGTGGCCCGGGGAGAAGCCAACTGTGACTTTCTAGGTGGTTCTGGGGGAGTTTCGCTGGAAGCAATAGGATTAATGAGCCCCACAAATGCAAGGCTGGGAGGGATGCGTAACCAAAGAGGGTCTGAGGGTCAGAGTGGGCTACAAGCTGTGCATCAGTCATCCCTGGAGTTAGTTACTGCCAAAGTGAGCGTGGCGCAGAAGTGTAGAAATAAGACTACACTATACAGAACCCTGAGAATGGGGATTTCCCCCCACCTCATATCTTAAATGTTGGTCCAAGTGGGGGGACAAAAGTGGGGGTGTGAATCAGGGCCATCGCCCGGGTGGTTCAGCTGGTCAATGAGCCGGCCCACTCTTTGGGGAGGGAACTCATGCTGGTGGTTCCCATGGAAAGGAGAATGGGGACATGGGACAGGAGaacatggaggaggagaagggcctctCGGGAAAGTTGGCCTCCATCCTGTCCACCAATTAGTTAGCGAGGTAATACGGTGCCAAAGAGGGAAGAACTGGGGGCCCCCGGTTAGAGGTCTGGAATGATCGGAGGGGCTATGGGGGTGGGAGTCGGGGAGGGAGAATTGGGTTAGGGTCGTGCAGATGGAAGGGCGGATCTGTAGGGGAAAAGGGTGAATGCCGACTGGCCGAGGTGGCCCAGAGGCCTCCGGGTGACCAGCATGGGGAGCCAATCCAGCTTCCAGGGCAGCTTTCCCACCAGCCAGGAAACAGGCCCCCTCCTCCTAcccactcccccttcccacccggctccaccattcgGGACCAGGGGACTGTGGCAGCCCACCTCGGTCCCTTCACTTCAGACCCTCTCCCCCCAGGGATATCCACAGGTCCAGGCCTGTCACCGctcagggctggggaggaaggcgaCCTGATGTTCTGCGGGCCATAGCCCCCACAGAATGCTTCAGACCTGAACTCCCTCCAGAAGCCTAGGCCTCTGCCCGGTgggccacaatcaatcagtcaatcaatcaatcatatttattgagtgcttactgtgtgcagagcactgtactaagcacttgggaagacaagttggcaacatatagagatggtccctacccaacagtgggctcacagcgagCGAGGGGCTACACTGATTGAGGGGCTGCACTGAGTGAGGGAATGCCCTGAGCAAGGGACCAGTGGACCCTTTCCACACTTGGTGGGCAAGAAATTGACCATGAGAGTGACCAGGTGGCCTGGCTTCCAGCTGGCTGTGGGTTCAGGGGTTGCGTGCATGCACGCACGCACCCAGCTCTCCCAGCCGGCCCAGGGAGGAAGCAAGAGGGGGTaactgctgggggtggggtggctgTCCAAGTCCTgcagggggaaataataatatttgttaagtgcttactacatgccaagcactgctctaagcactggggtagacacaaggtaatcaggttttcccacatggggctcacagtcttcatccccattttacggatgagataactgaggcctagagaagttcagtggcttgcccaaggtcacacagcagacaagtggtggggtcgggattagagcccacgtcctctgacgcccaaacctgtggtctttccactaagccacgctgcttctataggaAGCCCCGGCCCCTAGTCTTCCTTCTGCCAGCCTGTGGAAGGAACCCAGATAAGAAATCACATTAAATGAAGCCAGATTGACTTGTGATGCCCCGAGGCTTCAATCCCCACCCAGGGCCGACGGGGAGCAGCTATTTGGGGCTGTTCTCCGTCCTGGTCTATAGTGGCTGCAGGCTGGAGCCGAGCCCCCAGCCCTGGTGTGTACCGGGTGGTGGTAGAAGGGTTTGAGAACAGTCAGATCCCCCAAGAGAGCCACACGTCCTCAAAAGGCACCTGGAaggcccccccccaacccctgaggAGCAAGGCTGACCCTGCCCTAACAGCCTGTctgcttccttccttcttgcctGCCTTCCTGCTTTTCTCCTTGGCTTCCTTCCTCCAGTACCTGAACACAGTCATCCCCTACGAGAAGAAAGGCTCACCGCCCTCCGTGGAGGACCTGCAGATGCTGACCAACAGTGAGTGGCCCCTCCCCTAGCCAGCTGGACCACCCTGGGCCCTCTGCCCAGCCCCTAACGCTATTCCCAAACTCACAACTTTCCCAGGAGACCGGCCTGTGATGACCAGTCGGGCATCTccccaggccattcattcattcaaacgtatttattgagcacttactgtgcatggtggtgatggtgggggcGGGGTTGGCTCAAGGCCTTCTCCCCTTTGctcagaagggagacagagatggacgccCGGGACAATTTGGGggctcccccatctccctggaAAACAGCGCCGCAGAGGCTGACCTCAGCGGGCATCAAGGACGGAGCCGGGGGCATCGGTGGGGTGGGAGCCCTGCGGTCGGGGCTGCGGTCAGGCACGTGAAAGTGGCCAGGACCGAATCCCGAGGTCAGGCCGCATCCAGCGAGGTGGGATGGGTGGGGCCAGAGACCAATCCCAGTCCCAAAACAGTAGACCTCACCTCCTGGATTCAAATTGGCTTTTCGTTTCTCAGCGCACCacctttcccacccccttcttttAAACACCCTAAATTAACCTGTCGACTTACCCACCAGcgttcttcaaagccctgctgggcggcgttgagcaagtcactcaacctctctgggcctcggttttgtcACCTGTAAGCTGGGGATAATATTTCCAGCCTGTCCCTCCTTCCCAAGGATGTTGGGATAAAATGGGATAGCTGATGGGAACGTGCGGCAGGGAATATAAACGTTGGACTGGTGAAAGGCGGGGGTCTCAGTGACACCCTCAAAAGAGTTTACCGATAGATGGGCACCAAAAACAATAATTGACAGTATCAAGGCTCCCAGCCCCGCTAGACTCTGCCCCCCaaccctatttcattcattcattcatttcattcaatcgtatttattgagcgcttactgtgtgcagagcactgtactaagcgcttgggaaggacaagttggcaacatatagagatgttttcAGTCCCAAACTcagccctcctcctgcctcctgcccacccccacccccaggccggaGTCTGGGAGCTGGGTGAGATTTTAAGAACATGGCCCAGTAAAACCAGTCCCGCTGGGGGTTGGGGCCCTGCTAACAGCtaaggggggcagggagaggaggtggtttcatccatttattcattcagtcgtatttattgagcgctttctgtgtgcagagcactgtataagcgcttgagaagtacaagttggcaacgggttTCGAGTCCAACACCCTCAGTATGAGGCGATTAGTTCTCCCTGGAGCTTCTTCTCCGGGCAGGATGCTCAAAGGACTGTGAGAAGCGGAGAGCATTCTCATCCCTGCCCCCCCAGCTCGGCTTGCTGCCCCCCAGGGATGCAGAAGGCTTCCAGCCAGGGTCCCGGGGCTTCAGGTGGGCTCAGCCTCCCCCAGACTGCCGTGGCttctgggatttcattcattcattcaatcaatcgcatttattgagcgcttactgtgtgcagaacaccgtactaagcacttgggaagtacaagttggatggagGCTGAGACCCGCTCCCTTTGGAGGGGGTGGGCGAGGGGCGTCTGTCTTCCCAAGAGTCACCAGGCCTGCCTcaatgcttcccccttctagactgtgagcccgccgttgggtaggggccgtctctatatgttgccaacttggacttcccaagcgcttagtacagcgctcggcacacagtaagcgctcaataaatacaattgaatgagtgaatgaatgctgcttctgcttccccaGTTCTCTTTGCCATGAAGGAGGACAACGAGAAGGTGCCAACGTTGCTAACGGACTACATCCTAAAAGGTAAGACCCCGGAGCCCCCCAGCTCAGCCTCCCAGCCGTGGTGGCAAAGTCTGCGACGGGGTCAGGCTTTGGAGGAAAGGCCTTGGGGTAGCTGGGAGTGGAAAAGAGAAGGACTTGAGGTCATCTGCGAAAAGACGCAAGTATTTGAGTGGTAAAGATGAAGGGTGGGGCCTGTGCTGCAGCAAGAAGGATGCGGGTCCGACATTGGGAAGAATCCGAACACCCGGAGTGGTGATGAGCAGGGTAGACCCCGGGTTGTTACGGCACCCCTCCTCCcggtctcccctgcccctcacccccaccccgttGTCtctttcagtgctctgccccaccTAACCCTGACTCCCTCAGCCACCCAGCTGCCGGCCTGCCCGGGCGGGTGAGAGTCCTTCCACTGCGGGGACCGCATGACACCTCGTAACCTCCAACGTGTGTATTTCAGCGTGTATAGCGTACGCATAACGGATTAAACATGAGCAGACCGGGGCCTCAGCTGTCGGCTTCTAGTCCTAGTAATCATGGGAGATGCATGAATGCAGGGGCCCGGGGGGGCCGGGCTGGCTGGGGGCACGGGCCCCTGCCCCCATTCCCGCCccccggggcgggcggggagggaagcGGGCGCTTTTACCACTGACGGAGCAGCTCTGGCTCCAGCTCTCAAGAACAGGCCCCGCTCGCTCTGAGACTAATTTTGAAATAAACTTTCATTTAATTAATGCCTGGTGGTGCTCTGTCCGGGAAGGCAGCTGGCGGGGCTCCCTCCGGCCTCCACCCTGTGTCTCCGGGGCCCAGTGTGCCTCGGTCTCTCCCAGGCTGACCGGAACCTGGTCTGGACCGGGCATCTGGCCACCCCTCAACCGTGACACAGATGCACAACACACCCACTTGATGGGCAACCAGCCGGGGGGCTTTGGCAACGGCTGAGCCCCGTCTACCAGCTCCCCGGGCACGGTCAGCTCCGGGTACTACCCTCGGGGGGACGGGACTACAGCTGGATGCCACACCTATCTATGCAGACATTTCTGTTTGGATGTCTCCTGGGCCAGCCAGGGATCTCGCAGCCTCTTGGCAGGGGCGAGGGGACACGGGGCCCGCTATCAGCAGGTCCCCAGCCTTAAGCTTCCCGTCGGTCACTGCTGACCGGTGACCTCCCGGGGCCGAACTCTCCGTTCCTGGCTAGCAAGGAAGGGGGGTCAGTGGGGTGGTCAGGGAACTGTGAGCCCTGAAACCCTGTTTTTAAGCGGCTGTCTGGTTGACCGTGGGGCGAAGAGCCCGGGCAGGCGGGCAGGTTTACCAGCCTCTGTTGCATCCAATGGGATAAGTGGAACCACATGGGGGCGCCTTCAGGCCACGGCCTGGCCAGTCGGGGGGGGCTCCGGATTTCAGGCGGGCGCGGGGGTGACCTGAAATGCAACCGAGCCCGGGGACTCCGGCTGG
It contains:
- the FEZ1 gene encoding fasciculation and elongation protein zeta-1 isoform X1, with translation MREGAEERWPAGLWARRTDPAESPDKLPVFGAVPCPSLASGKMEAPLVSLDEEFEDLRPCYPEAREEKPLSVFGPPPAHLEDPSLSELENFSSEIISFKSMEDLVNEFDEKLNVCFRNYNAKTENLAPVKNQLQIQEEEETLRDEEVWDALTDNYIPSLGEDWRDPSVEALNGNVSDAEIREKEEEELNEKSENDSGINEEPLLTADQVIEEIEEMMQNSPDPEEEEEVPEEEEEEEEEEEEEEEDGGGTPLQADSALFQEMQALTQTFNNNLSSEGLRRMAGTELAGLLARVEGAIRDYSEELVQQLARRDELEFEKEVKNSFITALMEVQNKQKEQRELMKKRRKEKGLSLQSGGRIEKGGQMPLKRFSMEGISSILQTGIRQTFGNSGTDKQYLNTVIPYEKKGSPPSVEDLQMLTNILFAMKEDNEKVPTLLTDYILKVLCPT
- the FEZ1 gene encoding fasciculation and elongation protein zeta-1 isoform X2, with amino-acid sequence MEAPLVSLDEEFEDLRPCYPEAREEKPLSVFGPPPAHLEDPSLSELENFSSEIISFKSMEDLVNEFDEKLNVCFRNYNAKTENLAPVKNQLQIQEEEETLRDEEVWDALTDNYIPSLGEDWRDPSVEALNGNVSDAEIREKEEEELNEKSENDSGINEEPLLTADQVIEEIEEMMQNSPDPEEEEEVPEEEEEEEEEEEEEEEDGGGTPLQADSALFQEMQALTQTFNNNLSSEGLRRMAGTELAGLLARVEGAIRDYSEELVQQLARRDELEFEKEVKNSFITALMEVQNKQKEQRELMKKRRKEKGLSLQSGGRIEKGGQMPLKRFSMEGISSILQTGIRQTFGNSGTDKQYLNTVIPYEKKGSPPSVEDLQMLTNILFAMKEDNEKVPTLLTDYILKVLCPT